The region ACACGCTGACCGGCGTGTCGAAATCGATCAGGTGCGCGAAGCCGGAGCCCGGTGTCACGTTGCCGCCCAGCAGCTGATAGCCTTCCGGCAAGGTGTCCAGATCGCGGATCGCGCCGTTGGTCACCACGCCGGCCACGCCCATGGCCTTATGCAAGGACGCATTGATCTCGCCCCAGATGGAGCCGACGCCAGGCCGGCTGCCGCAGTCCTCCATCACCATCACGGTGGGACGGCCAGCGGCGGCCAGGTATTTGTAATAGGCGAAGCGGCGCTCCATCATCACTTCATGGCCGTCAGTGCAGGGCTGCGATGAAATGATCTTGGCGGTCAGGGCGTAGCCGGTGAAAGGCGGCAAGCCGGGATTGGCCGCGATGACCGTATCCAGCGTGTAGTTCTTGCCCCGCAAGGTGGGATCCATGACGATCATGGCGTTGCAGACGGTGGGCGTGTCGATGCCGCGCAGGGCTTCGATGATGTGGAGGCTCATAAGGGTGTTCCTTGCTGCGAAAAGGAGGCCGGGCAAGCGCTGCAGGCCTTGAAGGTTATCGTTCACTGACACAGGGACGCAATCACACAGTCATGCAGTCAGGCGGCCGGCACCGTCGCGCCGGCCCTGGCCAGGCGCAAGGCTTCCTCGCGCGCCACTTCGTCCAGTTCCTTCTGGTTCACGCAGGCCCGGATGGTGCCGTGCCGCAGGTAGTCCATCAGATACGTGATCGAGAAGGTGCGGATATCCACCAGGCTGGCGGTGCTGTAGAAGGCGGCATGCGGCGTCATGATCAGGCGTTCGTCCAGCCACTCTTCTCCCCGGATCCAGGCGCTGATCAGCGGATCGTCGCGATCCAGCGGTTCCGTCTGGAACACGTCCAGACCCGCGCCGCCCAACTGCCCGCTTTCCAGCGCTTCCTTGATGGCGGCGAACTCGACGATATTGCCCCGCGCGGTGTTGATCAACACCGCGCCCTGCGGCAGCAGCCGGAGCGTTTCGCGGTTGATCATGAAACTGGTGTCCTTGGTCAGCGCCGCATGGATGCTGACCACTTCGCTGAATTTCAGCAGATCCTCCAGGCTGTCGAAGCGCTCCAGGCCGACGCCAAGCTGATGGCCTACCGGCAACAGCGGGTCATAGAAGGCGACGCGCATGCCGAAAGCCTTGAAGCGCAGCGCGGCCGCCGTGCCGATACGGCCCAGGCCGATGATGCCGACACGCAGGCCGGGCAGACGCTTCACCGACTTCAGCGAGCGCGCATCCCATGAATCATTGGAGCGGCGCAGACGCCGGTCATAAGCCTGTACGCCACGCAGCAGATTCAAGGCCAGCGCCACGGCGTGGTCAGCGACCTCCGTGGTGCCGTAGTCGGGCGTGTTCATGACGCGGATGCCCTGTTCGGCCGCCGCGCGCAGGTCGACGTGCCCGTAGCCCACGCCGCCCTGCTGGATGACCCGGCAATTCTTGAGCTTGCGCAGCGTTTCGCGTGGTAGCAGATGCGCGCTGCGGCAGTTCAACACCGCGTCGG is a window of Bordetella sp. N DNA encoding:
- a CDS encoding RraA family protein, yielding MSLHIIEALRGIDTPTVCNAMIVMDPTLRGKNYTLDTVIAANPGLPPFTGYALTAKIISSQPCTDGHEVMMERRFAYYKYLAAAGRPTVMVMEDCGSRPGVGSIWGEINASLHKAMGVAGVVTNGAIRDLDTLPEGYQLLGGNVTPGSGFAHLIDFDTPVSVFGLPVRPGDLIHADQHGCVVIRADLIEKLPAAIARVQQRESTLLKVLNGPDFDYDKLVDAWHQFEIK
- a CDS encoding C-terminal binding protein, translating into MAKTKILVIDPLFTDEPDIETRVVGADAELLFRKSVNGSLQNDDETYACADAVLNCRSAHLLPRETLRKLKNCRVIQQGGVGYGHVDLRAAAEQGIRVMNTPDYGTTEVADHAVALALNLLRGVQAYDRRLRRSNDSWDARSLKSVKRLPGLRVGIIGLGRIGTAAALRFKAFGMRVAFYDPLLPVGHQLGVGLERFDSLEDLLKFSEVVSIHAALTKDTSFMINRETLRLLPQGAVLINTARGNIVEFAAIKEALESGQLGGAGLDVFQTEPLDRDDPLISAWIRGEEWLDERLIMTPHAAFYSTASLVDIRTFSITYLMDYLRHGTIRACVNQKELDEVAREEALRLARAGATVPAA